Within Desmodus rotundus isolate HL8 chromosome 6, HLdesRot8A.1, whole genome shotgun sequence, the genomic segment ATGCCGTGTTGCCTGCCCCTGGCCCTGGCAGTATCTCAATGAATACAATATtactggccctggccgggtagctcaggtggttagagcatctgatacaccaaggttgctggttcgatccccagtcagggcacatacagaaagcaaccaattaatgcataaataagtagaacaacaaatcgatatttctcttcccttccctcttcccctcctccacttcctttcccttcctctctctttctaaaatcagtaaattaaaaaaaattattgctggATCTGTAAATGTTCTACTCACCAGAGGCCAAGCAGACAGCAAGAGTGTGTAAATCCTGTGTCCCAGCTCAGAACGTTCTATCCTCTCCGTGTGGAACTGTAAGCTGCTGTTAAGGCAAAGGGGAATGCAGGCCATCAAAGGCAGAGAAAAGCACTTGGAAGgggccagcagccagcagccggcctgatttctttttaaaattgcaaatagGATCCTGTCCCTCTTCCCCTTGCTTTGAACTCTTCAGGCAGGCTCTTCTTGTGGCTCTTggaataaatgtaaaattcctAGTGTGCTCTGTGGGGCCTTGGGGAATGAGCCGCTGCATATGCCCGCAGCCTCATCTCCCCTCCTCTCGCTGTAGGCCTCTGGCTTCTCATGGCCAAGCTCCTTCCTTCCAGCCTCAGGAAAGCAGGGTGTGGTGGTTAAAGGCGTGGACTTCGGCCTGACGGCCAGGGCTCTGATCTCAGCTCTACTTCTGAATAGTGTTGCAACTCTCAGTGAGTTTCCTTATGCCCCTTTGTCTCAGTTTCTGTGTCCGTAAGATGGGGTGACAGCAGCACTTGTCTCCTAGGTGTGAGGAGACAGACGCGTTCGTGCGGGAACGTGGGGAAGCCGTAGTAAGACTGATGGTGTTAGCTCAGGGCTTTCTCCCCACCCACACCTCTGCACACTCATCCTTCAGGTCTGTCCCTGCCTCAGGAGGGCTTTTAGCACTTGTCCTTCTCCCCACAAAACCAGGTGAGGTGCTCCTGATCATGTCTTTCATTTGTAAGCTCAGTTGTGAAGCGTGTAAGCCATGTTCAGGAAAGGCGCTAATGAAGAGCAGGATGAAGCGCGGGGCTGGTGGGGCCCACTGCACGTTAGGCCCGTTCTGTGCTTTGTTTTGCCGCAGCAGTCTTTGACATGGAGGAATGACGTGCTTCTTGTTCTTCCCCTTCCGCAGCCCTGTGCTGGTCCACGCGGGCAACATGTTAGTGCTTCTAGCCATGGCCCGGCCTCTGACCCAGAGGCCGTGGAGGAGATAAGGTAGCCCCTCGTCCCTGGACTGGATGAGGAAGCCCAGTTCAATGGATACAAAATACAAGGATGACTTATTTCGGAAGTATGTACAGTTCCATGAAGGCAAAGTGGATGCCACCCCCAGCAAGCAGAGGCCTAGCAGTGATGAGTACCTGCGGGTGGCTGCGTCCACCTTGCTCAGCCTGCACAAGGTGGACCCCCTGTATCGATTCCGGCTGATCCAGTTCTATGAGGTGGTGGAGAGCTCCCTGCGCGCACTGAGCTCCTCTAGCCTGCGGGCTTTGCACTGCGCCTTCAGCGTGCTGGAAACGGTGGGCATCAACCTCTTCCTCTACCCATGGAAGAAGGAGTTCAGAAGCATCAAGGTAAGGTTTAGGGAAGGGCCCTCCACACTGGTCTGCCTTCTGCTTTCTTGCCCCTTCCAGGCTGCCTTGAGAGGCCTGTGCCAGTTTGGTGACATCACTGCTCTGCCTGCAGACCCTCCTGGGTTCCCCCTACCTTTGACATAACAGCCAGAATTACCCCCGTGGCTCCTCACACTGCCTGTCTGCCTAGTGTCATCCCTTAACGGGGTCCCCGCCCCTGGCAGGCCACATCTGCAGCTTGGGGTTTGGAAGGGCAGGTAGCACCCGGGCTCTGCAGGGCCTTGAGTTCCAGGGCAGGGAGCATGGATTTATCCTAAGTGGGCTGGGAGGCAAGGCCGTGCTGGGTCAGTGAACATTTGCAGATAATCCTCCTGGCTGGTGTACGGCAGTAGGCTGTAGAGGggtgagaggaggcagggaggccagttaggaggctgctgctggggtccGGCAGTGacggggaggagcagggagggtgaATCTGTGGGAGAGAGTTCCAAATCACTCTGAAGGCAGTGACGGCTCAGGAGGGTTTCCACCAAGACAGGGTCTTAAGTCTGACagacagggtggggtaaaagtagttttacagtgatttgtgtggaaaatagtacaatagttaataaaaactaatacaagaataaactctgtgtttcatgtatccacagctgtaaacccacttttgccccacctgtatTCTTCAGGCCTTTGTAGAAATGCCAGAAAGAAATGTTGCCCATCGGGCCCTGCCTTCGCCCCAGCCCTCTTTCTTCACCGAGTTCGCCCTGCTTCTCATAGGGAGCAGAGCTGCAGTGCCTGGCGTAGGGAGCTAATGGCTTCGTCCCCTCCGCTTACATCATTTCCCACACACCAGTGCGCTGAGCTGTGGGTAAGCGTTAGCCTCTGCCTTCTGTAGTGAGAGGGCACTGGGGTCATTCCCTTCCCGTTCTGCAGCTCCCGTGCTCCGGTCCAGACTTGAGTGCACTGTGCTGTGAGGCAGTCTCCCTTGTGTGTCTCAGAGAGAAAGTCCCGCCTCTTTGTCTGCCCCCCTTCCTTCTAGACCTACACGGGCCCCTTCGTTTACTACGTCAAGTCCACGTTGCTGGAAGAGGACATCCGAACCATCCTGAATTACATGGGCTACGTGCCTGACTTGGGGACAGCATACAAGCTCACGGAGTTGGTGGAGACCCTGCAGGTGAAGATGGTCTCCTTTGAACTctttctggccaaggtggagtgTGAGCAGATGCTGGAAATCCACTCACAAGTCAAGGACAAGGGCTATTCCGAGCTGGACGTGGTGAGTGAGCGCAAGAGCAGTGCGGAGGACGTGCGGGGCTGCTCGGACGCCCTGCGGCGACGGGCTGAGGGCCGGGATCACCTGCCAGCCTCCGTGGCCCGTGTGGCGCTCCAGAAGTCTGCCAGCGAGCGGGCAGCCAAGGATTACTACAAGCCCCGTGTGACCAAAATCTCGAGGTCGGTGGACGCCTACGACAGCCACTGGGAGAGCCGGAAGCCACCCCTGAAGACCTCGTTGAGCCTGCGGAAGGAGCCCGCGGCGGCAGATGTGGATGACCTCAAGGACGAGATCATCCGCCCGTCCCCCTCGCTCCTGGCCATGTCCAGCTCCCCTCATGGCAGCCCCGATGACCTCCCATCCATCTCCCCCAGCAATGGCCTTGGCCTGCTGCGTGGCGCGTATTTCTCGGCTCAGGACGACGTGGACCTGTACACGGACTCGGAACCCAGGGCCGCATACCGGAGGCAGGACGCCCTGCGGCAGGACGTGTGGCTGCTCAGAAGCGATGCCCACCCCCTCTACAAGCGCTCGGCCCCTGCCAAAGAGTCCGCCCTGTCCAAGTGCCAAAACTGCGGCCTGTCCTGCAGCTCCTCCCTCTGTCAGCGCTGCGACAGCCTGctcccctgtcccccagcctccAAGCCCAGCGCCTTCCCCAGCAAGTCCTCCACGCACGACAGCCTGGCCCACGGGTCGTCTCTGAGGGAGAAGTATGCGGGCCAGACTCAGGGCCTGGACCGGCTGGCGCACTTCCACTCAAAATCCAAGCCCTCCACCACAGCCACCTCCCGCTGTGGCTTCTGTAATCGCCCAGGGGCCACCAACACCTGTACCCAGTGTTCAAAAGTTTCCTGCGACGCCTGCCTCATCGCCTACCATTATGACCCCTGCTGCAAAAAGAGTGAGCTGCACAAGTTCATACCCAACAACCAGCTGAACTACAAGTCCACCCAGTTCTCCCATCTCGTGTACAGATAGACTGGACCTTGCACCTCCCTGCTCCAAGGGCTACACCACTGATCTTTCTGCTTTCCTGGGGAAGAAGTGTTCATGCATTGATCTGGGCAGCAGAGACCTGCACTTGACCATGCAGGTGCCGGGGATTTGGGTTGGCTGCACCACGTGGGAGTTCACTTAGTGACTAACATTTCACCTGATGGCTGCTTTGTCGCCTGACAAGGGAGAGGGTAGCAGTTCCATTCAGATTCATTTTTGCTAATCTCTccactccccctttttttttaaagaggatttCTATCTCTGGGACTCTTGCCACATCTACCCCTCCCACTGCAAAGCCAGCTTGTACTGGGAAAGGCCCCCCAGGTCCCCTCCAAATGCCCACCTGGGACAGTGAGCTAGAGGCCTGTTGGCTTGTGAAATGAGCCCTCCTGCCACACTGGGCCTCTTCCAGTGGCTCATCCCTTCTGCCACCCTCCTCCCACACAAGGATCCCCCTGCTCTCTCTGCCCCgactccccaccccgccccaggttTCGAAGGGGAACCGAGTCCAGTATTAACTGAATGTCACCCTGTTGCCATCACAGCTCAGTGTAGCCTGTGCTGTTTGTAAACTTGGCTCCCGTGCGTCAGAGTGCGGACCTTCCATAGCGGGACTGGCTCCCCGTTTCTGTTGTTTGCACATGCCCCTCTTACTGTACTGtaaatagatatttttgaaatttatttttaaataaatattcaacttgCTGTGTGTTTCAAAGTGGTTAAAACATTAATTATGTAGCTATTTATAAAACTACCCTGGGTCCTTTAGTCTTCCAAGGGAGGCTCTCATGCCCTTCCATGCTGTGTCCTCCACTCACCCCAGCCCGAAGGTAGCGCGGAGcgtgtggggacagaggaggaacAAAGACAACGTCTTCCCTACAGTAAATCTATACACCTACCTCCAGTGTGCACTACGGGGGTTAGTGCAGGCCGGGAGGTCTGTGCGCCTGCAGACTGTGAGAACCTACTGACGAGGCGGGAACCTCACCTGCGGACCTGCAGCCTGGCCTTTGCCACTTGCCGAGTGTGAACTTGCACTCCGAACTTCTCCAGTCTCTCTTCAGAAGGAAACTCATGTGGGATTCCCATCACCCCTCCATCTCAGTCACCTTCGCTTCAACTGTTTCTAGGACTCTGCAACATAAGTTATCTCTTTGCACTAAAAGTGGGCGGGAGTCGGCGTGCGCCCGTTAGACGGAGTTCTCCTGAGATTCTCAGCTGAGCCGAAGCGCTTCCAAACCCGAAGGCTCCTTAAACTCCTCGTGTGAATGACTGACCCCTGGATTTTCCTTGTGGGGGCCAGAGCAGGAGTGGGGCAagagtttgaaaataaaactgcttCCTTGTGAAATAATACTATATTCTAGCCATAAGTGTTTGTGATGTACAGAACGTCCTGGGAATTGACCTGCAGTGGGTTTTCCGGTGGAAGGAGGTGTTCAGCTCTTGAACAAATTTAAATCCGGCTGAATCCTGAGGCCACTGTGAATTTGCTGGTGTTCTAACTCAGTGGAGTGGTTTTAAGGTTTTTGAAATCTTCTATGGCTTTTTTATATATCTACTAGATCACACGTAGATATTCAATGTGTATATAAAGCCGAATTTCAACCAACTTTATTACCAAGACCACCCCACTCTGGCGCATTCCTCTTCGCTCTTCCTTTCCACATTTCAGAAGTGTCGATGCCTGGCCCACTCCCG encodes:
- the SPATA2 gene encoding spermatogenesis-associated protein 2 encodes the protein MRKPSSMDTKYKDDLFRKYVQFHEGKVDATPSKQRPSSDEYLRVAASTLLSLHKVDPLYRFRLIQFYEVVESSLRALSSSSLRALHCAFSVLETVGINLFLYPWKKEFRSIKTYTGPFVYYVKSTLLEEDIRTILNYMGYVPDLGTAYKLTELVETLQVKMVSFELFLAKVECEQMLEIHSQVKDKGYSELDVVSERKSSAEDVRGCSDALRRRAEGRDHLPASVARVALQKSASERAAKDYYKPRVTKISRSVDAYDSHWESRKPPLKTSLSLRKEPAAADVDDLKDEIIRPSPSLLAMSSSPHGSPDDLPSISPSNGLGLLRGAYFSAQDDVDLYTDSEPRAAYRRQDALRQDVWLLRSDAHPLYKRSAPAKESALSKCQNCGLSCSSSLCQRCDSLLPCPPASKPSAFPSKSSTHDSLAHGSSLREKYAGQTQGLDRLAHFHSKSKPSTTATSRCGFCNRPGATNTCTQCSKVSCDACLIAYHYDPCCKKSELHKFIPNNQLNYKSTQFSHLVYR